A genomic window from Triticum urartu cultivar G1812 chromosome 7, Tu2.1, whole genome shotgun sequence includes:
- the LOC125522622 gene encoding uncharacterized protein LOC125522622 has product MNSSQRKRYCDRDRYLQMTPYQREAYLQRNREYKRMRRECSASCSNTQPAPQQKNTRANKNICMTGKEVVASSNYEKHDSVFTQLGSSSKGKQVADVGGSGTSRPKAGTRFTISPSGIYLSSISSEDQAAKYELKNVRQRKRHRCVNMHSELSHDQEETHVQEICGHNKRQRPEKESCSTARDRGRETNNLHEDLIYVPQDSFPAIHEYLANTEDSIEYDDVNDESLMYNRPCLDFESYQEPKHVTKCIQADPYDHIYHKLPRGYHFLERVPNCRHCNAKRFQYETPTFCCMNGKVKIVTPVVPDELRQLYTSQDPNAKYFQDHIRYFNSHFSFTSLGVILDQRFCNRRSGVYTFRAQGQIYHRIDQLVPKEDGPKHLQLYFYDTDADLQQRFLHSPNLDQTLIRKLVNILSNQRVYNAPTTSQVAAIWVEGNNPRSYFDRSIMVYGKSDKPQYIKAYHGCYDPLSYPLFFPNGEVGWNLNLPKVAPHGKRKRNDQADALSEEGVEKSSGSCVSPREYYCYKLQIRDGEFNVLLFGKRLTQQYIVDMYIKIESIRLAFYLQ; this is encoded by the exons ATGAATTCTTCCCAGCGTAAGCGTTACTGTGACCGGGATAGATACTTGCAAATGACTCCATATCAGAGGGAAGCCTATTTGCAAAGGAATCGTGAGTACAAAAGAATGAGGCGTGAGTGCAGCGCAAGTTGTAGCAATACACAACCAGCACCCCAGCAGAAAAATACAAGAGCTAATAAGAACATATGCATGACAG GAAAGGAAGTCGTGGCCAGTTCAAACTATGAGAAGCATGATTCGGTATTTACTCAACTGGGGTCTTCATCAAAAGGAAAACAAG TGGCGGATGTTGGTGGTTCTGGCACAAGTCGTCCAAAAGCTGGAACTCGATTCACCATCAGTCCATCTGGCATATATTTATCATCAATATCCTCGGAAGATCAAGCTGCAAAATATGAATTGAAAAATGTACGTCAGCGTAAGCGACATCGTTGCGTCAACATGCACTCAGAACTGTCACATGATCAAGAAGAAACACACGTACAAGAGATTTGTGGCCATAATAAAAGACAGAGGCCAGAAAAAGAAAGTTGTAGTACTGCACGGGATCGTGGCAGAGAGACCAACAACTTGCATGAAGACCTCATTTATGTGCCCCAGGATTCTTTTCCTGCCATTCATG AATATCTGGCAAATACTGAAGACTCTATTGAGTACGATGATGTGAATGATGAGAGTCTAATGTATAATAGACCAT GTCTTGACTTTGAATCATATCAAGAGCCAAAGCATGTCACAAAATGCATACAAGCAGATCCATATGATCATATATATCATAAATTGCCCCGTGGCTATCATTTTCTAGAGCGAGTGCCCAACTGTAGACATTGCAATGCGAAAAGGTTCCAATATGAGACGCCAACATTTTGTTGCATGAATGGAAAAGTAAAGATAGTAACCCCAGTGGTTCCTGATGAATTGCGTCAGTTGTACACGAGCCAGGATCCAAATGCAAAATACTTCCAAGATCATATACGGTACTTCAATTCTCATTTCTCTTTTACCTCTCTTGGTGTGATCTTGGACCAAAGATTCTGCAATAGGAGGTCTGGAGTATACACCTTTCGCGCACAGGGCCAAATTTATCACCGTATTGACCAGTTGGTTCCAAAAGAAGATGGCCCCAAGCATTTACAGTTATACTTCTATGACACGGATGCAGATTTGCAACAAAGATTTCTTCACTCGCCAAACCTTGACCAAACTCTGATCCGGAAGTTGGTGAATATACTTTCAA ATCAAAGAGTATATAATGCTCCGACAACATCACAAGTAGCAGCAATTTGGGTCGAGGGAAATAATCCTCGAAGTTATTTTGACAGGAGTATCATGGTTTACGGTAAATCGGACAAACCACAATACATAAAAGCATACCATGGTTGCTATGATCCATTGTCATATCCACTTTTTTTCCCGAATGGGGAAGTTGGATGGAACCTGAATTTACCAAAAGTTGCTCCCCATGGTAAGAGGAAGAGAAATGATCAAGCAGATGCTCTCAGCGAAGAAG GAGTGGAAAAGAGCTCTGGTTCTTGTGTATCACCAAGGGAATATTATTGTTATAAGTTACAAATCCGAGATGGCGAGTTCAACGTCTTACTATTTGGAAAGAGATTAACTCAACAGTATATTGTTGATATGTACATCAAGATTGAATCAATAAGGTTGGCTTTCTATTTACAATAG